One genomic segment of Pandoraea thiooxydans includes these proteins:
- a CDS encoding NAD-dependent succinate-semialdehyde dehydrogenase, whose translation MSHPALAKLKDAALLKTGAYIDGAWIGADSKATFAVVDPATRAEIAQVADLSETETERAIAAADAALPAWRAKTGKERAAILRAWFDLVIAHQDDLAAIMTAEQGKPLAEAKGEVVYGASFLEWFAEEAKRVCGDVLDSPQPGKRMFTIKQPIGVCASITPWNFPIAMITRKVAPAIAAGCTIVVKPAEQTPLSALALAELADRAGIPKGVFNVITADSDNSIKVGKVLCASPRVRHMSFTGSTPVGRILMQQCAPTVKKMALELGGHAPFIVFDDADLGAAIEGAIASKYRNAGQTCVCTNRFYVQEKLYDAFVEKLAEAVKKLRVGNGFEPGVNQGPLIDDAAVKKVSEHIADAQSKGARVATGGKVISGHFVEPTVLAGATKNMLIAQEETFGPVAAVFKFKDEAEVVQLANDTDFGLASYFYSRDIGRVWRVAEALDYGMVGINTGIISNEVAPFGGVKQSGLGREGSKYGMDEYLEIKYLCMAGM comes from the coding sequence GTGTCTCACCCCGCCCTCGCCAAATTGAAAGATGCCGCTCTGCTGAAGACCGGAGCCTATATCGACGGCGCCTGGATCGGCGCCGATTCGAAGGCGACATTCGCCGTCGTCGACCCCGCAACCCGGGCCGAGATTGCCCAGGTTGCCGATCTGAGCGAGACGGAAACCGAGCGCGCGATTGCCGCGGCCGATGCCGCGCTGCCGGCCTGGCGTGCGAAGACCGGCAAGGAGCGCGCGGCGATTCTGCGCGCCTGGTTCGATCTGGTGATCGCCCATCAGGACGATCTGGCGGCCATCATGACCGCCGAGCAAGGCAAGCCGCTGGCCGAGGCCAAGGGAGAAGTCGTGTATGGCGCGTCGTTTCTCGAATGGTTCGCCGAGGAAGCCAAGCGGGTGTGCGGTGACGTGCTCGACAGCCCGCAACCCGGCAAACGCATGTTTACGATCAAACAGCCGATTGGCGTGTGCGCCTCGATCACCCCGTGGAACTTCCCGATTGCGATGATCACGCGCAAGGTCGCCCCGGCGATCGCCGCCGGCTGCACGATCGTCGTCAAGCCGGCGGAGCAAACGCCGCTGTCGGCACTGGCGCTGGCCGAACTGGCCGATCGCGCCGGCATCCCGAAAGGTGTTTTCAACGTGATCACCGCCGACAGCGACAACTCGATCAAGGTCGGCAAGGTGCTGTGCGCGAGTCCGCGCGTGCGTCACATGTCGTTTACCGGCTCCACGCCGGTGGGCCGCATCCTGATGCAGCAGTGCGCGCCGACGGTCAAGAAAATGGCGCTCGAACTGGGCGGCCATGCGCCGTTCATCGTTTTCGACGACGCCGATCTGGGCGCCGCGATCGAAGGCGCGATCGCCTCGAAATACCGCAACGCCGGCCAAACGTGCGTGTGTACCAACCGCTTTTACGTGCAGGAAAAGCTGTATGACGCCTTTGTCGAGAAGCTGGCCGAGGCCGTCAAGAAGCTGCGCGTCGGCAACGGTTTCGAGCCGGGCGTCAATCAGGGGCCGCTGATCGACGACGCCGCGGTCAAGAAGGTCTCGGAGCATATCGCGGATGCACAGAGCAAGGGGGCCCGCGTGGCCACCGGCGGCAAGGTGATTTCCGGCCACTTCGTCGAACCGACCGTGCTGGCGGGCGCCACCAAGAACATGCTGATCGCGCAGGAAGAGACCTTCGGGCCGGTCGCAGCGGTGTTCAAGTTCAAGGACGAAGCCGAAGTGGTTCAGTTGGCCAACGACACCGACTTCGGCCTGGCTTCGTACTTCTATAGCCGCGACATCGGCCGCGTATGGCGCGTGGCGGAGGCGCTGGATTACGGCATGGTCGGCATCAACACCGGCATCATTTCCAACGAGGTCGCGCCGTTCGGTGGCGTCAAGCAATCCGGCCTGGGCCGCGAGGGATCGAAGTACGGCATGGACGAGTACCTGGAAATCAAGTATCTGTGCATGGCCGGCATGTAG
- a CDS encoding UbiD family decarboxylase, with the protein MNYHDLRDFSEQLEHLGELKRVSAEVSPNLEMTALCDRTLRAGGPALWFERPTAHTMPVLANLFGTPRRVALGMGIDGDADPLLELRNIGRLLSALKEPEPPRGLKDAGKLLSLAKAVWDMGPKVVGSPVCQEIVWEGNDVDLARLPIQTCWPGDVAPLITWGLVVTQGPHRKRQNLGIYRQQVIGRNQVIMRWLAHRGGALDFREFALANPGQPFPIAVVLGADPATTLGAVTPVPDTLSEYQFAGLLRGGRTELAKCLSPGLEALRVPARAEIVLEGFIRPAAHQPVVPAGAPPAPRQGATAGYEHALEGPYGDHTGYYNEQEWFPVMTIERITMRRDPVYHSTYTGKPPDEPAILGVALNEVFVPLLQKQFAEITDFYLPPEGCSYRMAIVQMKKSYPGHAKRVMFGVWSFLRQFMYTKFIVVVDEDVNIRDWKEVIWAMTTRVDPIRDTTLVDQTPIDYLDFASPVAGLGSKMGIDATNKWPGETQREWGRPIEMDPAVDARMAALWRELGLGA; encoded by the coding sequence ATGAATTACCACGACTTGCGGGACTTCTCCGAGCAATTGGAACATCTGGGCGAACTCAAGCGCGTAAGCGCCGAAGTATCGCCGAACCTGGAAATGACCGCGCTGTGTGATCGAACCTTGCGCGCCGGCGGTCCGGCACTGTGGTTCGAGCGCCCCACGGCCCACACCATGCCGGTGCTCGCCAATTTATTTGGCACTCCACGCCGAGTGGCGCTCGGCATGGGTATCGACGGCGACGCGGATCCACTGCTCGAGTTACGCAACATCGGCCGGCTCCTGTCGGCGCTCAAGGAGCCCGAGCCCCCGCGTGGCCTGAAGGATGCCGGGAAATTGTTGTCGCTGGCCAAGGCTGTCTGGGACATGGGCCCGAAGGTCGTTGGCAGTCCTGTATGTCAGGAAATCGTTTGGGAAGGCAATGACGTCGATTTGGCGCGCCTGCCGATCCAGACCTGCTGGCCCGGCGACGTCGCGCCACTCATCACCTGGGGCTTGGTGGTCACCCAGGGGCCGCACCGCAAGCGGCAGAATCTCGGCATTTATCGCCAGCAGGTGATCGGCCGCAACCAGGTCATCATGCGCTGGCTCGCCCACCGCGGCGGTGCGCTCGATTTTCGCGAGTTCGCGCTCGCCAACCCCGGCCAGCCGTTTCCGATCGCGGTAGTGCTCGGCGCCGATCCCGCGACCACGCTCGGAGCGGTCACACCGGTACCGGATACGCTGTCGGAGTATCAATTCGCCGGCCTGTTGCGCGGCGGGCGCACCGAACTGGCCAAATGCCTGAGCCCCGGGCTCGAAGCCCTGCGTGTGCCGGCGCGGGCGGAAATCGTGCTGGAGGGATTTATCCGTCCGGCCGCGCATCAGCCCGTGGTGCCGGCCGGCGCGCCGCCAGCGCCCCGCCAGGGCGCCACCGCCGGCTACGAGCACGCATTGGAGGGCCCCTACGGCGACCACACGGGCTACTACAACGAGCAGGAATGGTTCCCGGTCATGACGATCGAGCGCATCACGATGCGTCGCGATCCGGTCTACCACTCCACGTATACCGGCAAGCCGCCTGACGAGCCGGCGATTCTGGGCGTGGCGCTCAACGAAGTATTCGTGCCGTTGCTGCAAAAGCAATTCGCTGAAATCACCGACTTCTACCTGCCGCCGGAGGGATGCAGCTACCGGATGGCCATCGTGCAGATGAAAAAGAGCTATCCCGGTCACGCCAAGCGGGTGATGTTCGGGGTATGGAGCTTTCTGCGCCAGTTCATGTACACCAAGTTCATCGTGGTGGTCGACGAAGACGTCAATATTCGCGACTGGAAAGAGGTCATCTGGGCCATGACCACGCGGGTCGACCCGATTCGCGACACTACCCTGGTCGACCAGACACCGATCGACTATCTCGATTTCGCTTCGCCGGTCGCCGGCCTGGGTTCCAAAATGGGCATCGATGCCACCAACAAGTGGCCGGGCGAAACCCAACGCGAATGGGGCCGTCCGATCGAGATGGATCCCGCCGTCGACGCTCGCATGGCGGCGCTGTGGCGCGAGCTCGGACTGGGCGCCTGA